The window CAGAGCCTGCTTTCGCGTCGCGTCCAGAAAGGCAGGGTCACTGGCCTTGACCGCTTCCACCTGCTTCACTCTGCCGTCTGTTCCGATCAGCACACGGACTGTTGCAAAGCCCTCCATTTCGGCCCGGATCATCCCGGGCGGATAGATAGGCTGGAGCGCATTGGCATAACCGGGATTGATCCGCGCACCGACGAAAACAGGATTAGGCACCCGCGGCGGATATGGCAATTCGGGAAGGACCAGGTCGCCACTGCCCTCGCCGCCAAGAACGGTCGATGTTGTGCTTGAGCTCGCCAACTCGCTTCCCTGCGGTTCATGGGTCGGCAGCGCAGGTTCCGGCTTTGCCGCTGGAGTATGGTGTTTGATGATCGGTTCGTTGGACGGCCGCACCTCCGGAGCCAAAATGGGAATAAGCCGAGTGTGAATGATGTTGATCGGCGAGACATCCGGAACGGCGAGAATGATCCCCGTCGCCAACAAGCCATTCACACA of the Aquisediminimonas profunda genome contains:
- a CDS encoding energy transducer TonB, whose product is MAYADTNLRPNRASIGGALCVNGLLATGIILAVPDVSPINIIHTRLIPILAPEVRPSNEPIIKHHTPAAKPEPALPTHEPQGSELASSSTTSTVLGGEGSGDLVLPELPYPPRVPNPVFVGARINPGYANALQPIYPPGMIRAEMEGFATVRVLIGTDGRVKQVEAVKASDPAFLDATRKQALAKWRFLPATRDGEAVESWREMTVRFQLPD